The Pseudorhodobacter turbinis genome contains a region encoding:
- a CDS encoding universal stress protein, producing the protein MYKHILVAVGFDDEHDPEQSLQAASILADKGARVSILHVQEEVPNFAITYMPEGYGEKLKVAIKDRLDALASRFETGTGILLEGHSGRTILDWAKANSVDCIVIASHRPGLQDYLLGSTAGRVVRHAQCSVHVVR; encoded by the coding sequence ATGTACAAGCATATCCTTGTTGCCGTCGGTTTTGACGACGAGCATGATCCGGAGCAGTCCCTTCAGGCGGCAAGTATACTCGCCGACAAGGGTGCTCGCGTTTCCATCCTTCACGTACAAGAGGAAGTTCCGAACTTTGCTATTACTTACATGCCTGAGGGCTACGGTGAAAAGCTGAAGGTCGCGATAAAGGATCGGCTTGATGCGTTGGCGTCGCGGTTTGAAACGGGAACTGGTATCCTTCTTGAGGGGCATTCCGGCCGGACAATTCTCGACTGGGCTAAGGCGAACTCAGTCGATTGCATCGTCATCGCATCGCATCGGCCGGGTCTGCAGGATTATCTGCTCGGCAGTACCGCTGGCCGGGTTGTACGTCATGCGCAATGCTCTGTTCACGTCGTTCGATAA
- a CDS encoding amidohydrolase family protein: MYIAHHRVAFELVCDLCNSGRGWVKLSGEYLRGVPGGQADKGFRDTALQLVEMFPERIVWGSDWPQATEAVRPPAISMLNPLEAVAKTQSLKRQILWDNAVKFYGF, from the coding sequence GTGTATATCGCTCACCATAGGGTCGCTTTTGAGCTGGTTTGCGATCTCTGCAATTCTGGGCGTGGTTGGGTAAAGCTTAGCGGGGAATATTTGCGGGGCGTGCCTGGCGGACAGGCTGATAAGGGCTTTCGCGATACGGCGCTGCAATTGGTAGAGATGTTTCCTGAGCGCATTGTTTGGGGGTCGGATTGGCCGCAGGCTACCGAGGCGGTACGACCGCCTGCTATTTCGATGCTGAACCCGCTTGAGGCTGTAGCCAAAACTCAAAGTCTAAAGCGGCAAATTCTTTGGGATAATGCTGTAAAGTTCTACGGATTCTAG
- a CDS encoding recombinase family protein, translating into MTQPLRAVIYARFSTDMQRDASIDDQIRSCREHAKRQGLNVIEVYSDKAISGASLMRSGIQKLLRDAQGNVFDVVSSEALDRLSRNQADIAAIFQKLQFRGIMIETVSEAMISEMHIGLKGTMNSLFIKDLAIKTHRGLKGRALAGKSAGGKAFGYQNVIHYDASGEPIRGDRKIDPIEADVVRRIFTDYAAGLSPRKIAEKLNEGGITGPTGRGWGTSTLHGNRERGTGILNNELYIGRQIWNRLAYVKDPDTGKRVSRLNPEADWVITDVPDLRIIDDALWDAVRARQGAMKVKNSDVPIWDRRRPRTLFSGLMACGCCGGGFSKVNKNSFGCSIARNKGKAYCTNMAMISQVELEELVLKALQDNLMDEDALKVFCEEYAKERNRLQATASQNRSALEKELAKTKADHAKLVDAIIAGVPAEQVKDKMIALDARRIELEAQMERDPAPSPIRLHPKLAETYRDKVATLIRQLQEPDGMLEAKGALRGLIDRIVLQPTKPDGKLAIHLEGALAQLLILSLGSKGNQGPRSKSQAIDNIDELVLVAGRPQPPQST; encoded by the coding sequence ATGACACAACCTCTTCGTGCCGTAATCTATGCCCGTTTTTCCACTGACATGCAGCGCGATGCATCAATTGACGACCAGATCCGCTCTTGCCGTGAGCATGCCAAGCGGCAGGGTTTAAACGTGATTGAAGTCTATTCCGACAAAGCGATCTCTGGCGCGAGCCTGATGCGCAGTGGCATTCAAAAATTATTGCGAGACGCACAAGGCAACGTCTTTGATGTTGTCTCATCAGAAGCACTTGATCGCTTGTCGCGCAATCAAGCTGATATCGCCGCGATCTTCCAAAAACTGCAGTTTCGAGGCATCATGATCGAGACAGTAAGCGAAGCCATGATTTCCGAGATGCACATCGGCCTGAAAGGCACGATGAACTCCCTATTCATCAAAGACCTCGCCATCAAAACCCATCGTGGCCTCAAAGGGCGTGCCCTCGCCGGTAAATCAGCGGGCGGCAAGGCCTTCGGCTATCAAAATGTCATTCACTATGATGCCAGCGGTGAGCCGATCAGGGGTGACCGCAAGATTGATCCTATCGAGGCAGACGTGGTGCGGCGCATCTTCACTGATTACGCGGCAGGCCTTTCCCCGCGCAAGATTGCGGAAAAATTGAACGAGGGCGGCATCACTGGCCCAACGGGGCGTGGCTGGGGCACATCAACCCTGCACGGCAACCGTGAGCGCGGCACCGGCATTCTGAACAACGAGCTCTACATCGGACGGCAGATCTGGAACAGACTGGCTTATGTGAAAGACCCCGACACTGGCAAGCGCGTGTCTCGGCTCAATCCAGAGGCCGACTGGGTAATCACCGACGTTCCGGACCTGCGGATCATCGACGATGCACTTTGGGACGCGGTAAGAGCCAGACAAGGGGCCATGAAGGTAAAGAACTCAGACGTTCCAATCTGGGACAGGCGCAGGCCCCGGACCCTGTTCTCTGGCTTGATGGCCTGTGGGTGCTGCGGCGGCGGGTTCTCGAAGGTAAACAAAAATAGCTTTGGCTGCTCGATAGCCCGCAACAAAGGCAAGGCATATTGCACTAATATGGCTATGATCTCACAGGTCGAACTGGAGGAGCTTGTCCTCAAAGCCCTGCAAGACAACCTGATGGATGAAGATGCCCTGAAGGTGTTCTGCGAAGAATACGCCAAGGAGCGCAACCGCCTGCAAGCGACAGCATCGCAAAATCGTAGTGCGTTGGAAAAGGAGCTGGCGAAGACAAAGGCAGACCACGCAAAGCTGGTCGATGCCATCATCGCAGGCGTTCCCGCCGAGCAGGTGAAGGACAAGATGATCGCGCTGGATGCCCGCCGGATCGAGCTTGAGGCGCAGATGGAACGCGATCCGGCCCCGTCGCCCATCCGGCTACACCCGAAACTGGCAGAGACCTACCGCGACAAGGTCGCTACGCTGATCCGGCAACTTCAGGAACCCGACGGTATGCTGGAGGCAAAGGGAGCATTGCGCGGCCTGATCGACCGCATCGTGCTTCAGCCTACCAAACCCGACGGCAAACTCGCAATTCATCTCGAAGGCGCTTTGGCGCAGCTTCTGATCCTGAGTCTGGGGTCCAAAGGCAATCAAGGCCCGAGAAGTAAATCTCAGGCCATTGATAACATTGACGAATTAGTGTTGGTTGCGGGGAGGCCGCAACCGCCGCAATCTACCTGA
- a CDS encoding esterase-like activity of phytase family protein produces the protein MSLKLLGMTSVIAITATGAAAEMNFNRISNFATFANNQDASAESSAEIISASGDGMTLVYSDSPLGVIGLIDITDPTAPLAKGNIDVGGEPTAVSVLGNIAMVGVNTSESYTAPSGMLKAFDLTTMEEVSACDLGGQPDSTATAPDGSFIAVAIENERDEDLGEGGLGQMPGGYVVTIGIENGVPACDSMVQIDVNGLADIGPNDPEPEFVDVNAAGEIVVTMQENNHIVVMTQTGEILNHFSAGSVDLTEIDTTDERGALLFTQTQEGRLREPDGVQWIDTDHFAIANEGDMDGGARGWTIFNKDGTEIFEAGNSFEHAIVQIGHYPDKRSDAKGAEPEGMEFAIFNDIPYAFILAERASVVGVYDVTDPSAPVLTQMLPSGIAPEGAIAIPSRGLFVTANEADLIEDGGIRSHVMIYEYQDAPAAYPQLTSAGADELIGWGAISGMVAGEDGIVYAINDSFYSYQPTIFTIDTTVKPAQITNAMPVTRGGFAAQKLDLEGITRDGEGGFWLASEGRTDRMTPHGIYHVNSDGEIDKEISLPVELLAVERRFGIEGITLINGTLWMAVQREWADDPANHVKLVAYDIETSEWGAVLYPTAAADTGWVGLSEIVAYAGDVYVIERDNQIGDNAAIKMVYRISGDQMVPALLGSELPIVSKEAVYDLIPDLQAGNGYVVDKVEGLAIFADGAAWASTDNDGVDDSSGETFFWSIGTF, from the coding sequence ATGTCACTAAAACTACTCGGCATGACGTCAGTCATTGCGATCACCGCGACGGGTGCTGCGGCTGAAATGAACTTCAACCGCATCAGCAACTTTGCGACATTTGCCAATAACCAAGACGCGTCAGCGGAGTCATCCGCCGAGATCATCAGCGCTTCAGGCGACGGCATGACGCTGGTTTATTCTGACAGCCCGCTCGGCGTCATCGGGTTGATCGACATCACGGATCCCACCGCACCCTTGGCGAAAGGCAATATCGACGTTGGCGGCGAACCGACGGCCGTGTCCGTTTTGGGCAATATCGCCATGGTTGGTGTGAACACATCGGAAAGCTACACAGCACCATCGGGGATGTTGAAGGCTTTCGACCTGACAACCATGGAAGAAGTATCCGCCTGCGATCTCGGCGGTCAGCCAGACAGCACCGCGACCGCACCCGATGGCAGCTTTATCGCCGTTGCGATTGAAAATGAACGTGACGAAGATTTGGGCGAAGGCGGCCTTGGTCAAATGCCGGGTGGTTATGTTGTAACCATCGGCATCGAAAACGGCGTCCCAGCGTGTGACAGTATGGTGCAGATAGACGTCAATGGCCTGGCCGACATCGGCCCTAATGATCCTGAGCCAGAGTTTGTGGATGTGAACGCCGCGGGTGAAATCGTCGTAACGATGCAAGAAAACAACCACATCGTGGTCATGACCCAGACAGGGGAGATTCTAAACCACTTCTCAGCCGGATCTGTCGATCTCACTGAGATTGACACAACGGATGAGCGCGGCGCGCTGTTGTTCACCCAAACCCAAGAAGGCCGCCTGCGTGAACCGGATGGCGTCCAGTGGATCGACACGGATCACTTCGCTATCGCAAATGAAGGCGATATGGACGGCGGCGCACGTGGTTGGACCATTTTCAACAAAGACGGCACCGAAATTTTTGAAGCAGGCAACAGCTTTGAGCATGCCATCGTCCAGATTGGCCACTACCCCGACAAACGCTCAGACGCCAAAGGCGCAGAGCCCGAGGGCATGGAATTCGCCATTTTCAACGACATACCCTATGCTTTTATCCTAGCCGAGCGCGCCTCAGTAGTTGGTGTTTATGACGTCACGGATCCCAGCGCACCGGTCCTCACGCAAATGCTCCCGTCCGGGATTGCACCTGAAGGTGCCATCGCGATCCCGTCGCGCGGCCTGTTCGTCACAGCCAACGAAGCAGATCTGATCGAGGATGGCGGCATTCGTAGTCACGTCATGATCTATGAATACCAAGACGCACCCGCTGCCTATCCGCAACTTACATCTGCGGGTGCGGATGAATTGATCGGCTGGGGCGCAATTTCAGGCATGGTCGCGGGTGAGGACGGCATTGTCTACGCCATCAACGACAGCTTTTACAGCTACCAACCGACGATCTTCACCATCGACACCACTGTGAAACCTGCACAGATCACCAATGCCATGCCCGTCACGCGCGGCGGCTTTGCGGCGCAAAAGCTTGACCTCGAAGGCATCACACGAGACGGCGAAGGTGGCTTCTGGCTGGCCTCAGAAGGTCGCACTGATCGGATGACCCCACATGGAATTTACCACGTCAACAGCGACGGTGAAATTGACAAAGAGATCAGCCTGCCTGTGGAGCTTCTCGCGGTCGAACGCCGGTTCGGGATTGAGGGCATCACACTTATCAACGGAACGCTTTGGATGGCAGTTCAGCGTGAATGGGCAGACGATCCTGCCAATCACGTAAAGCTGGTTGCCTATGACATTGAAACAAGTGAATGGGGCGCGGTTTTGTATCCAACAGCTGCGGCTGATACGGGCTGGGTCGGGCTGTCTGAAATCGTAGCCTACGCAGGTGACGTCTATGTCATCGAGCGTGATAACCAGATCGGCGACAATGCCGCGATCAAAATGGTCTATCGCATTTCCGGCGACCAGATGGTTCCAGCACTCCTTGGCAGCGAATTGCCTATTGTGAGCAAAGAAGCCGTTTACGATCTGATCCCCGACCTACAGGCTGGCAACGGCTATGTCGTGGACAAAGTCGAAGGTCTGGCGATTTTTGCAGATGGCGCAGCTTGGGCCAGCACGGATAACGACGGCGTCGATGACAGCTCAGGCGAAACCTTTTTTTGGTCAATTGGCACCTTCTAA
- a CDS encoding alpha-ketoacid dehydrogenase subunit beta, whose amino-acid sequence MARMTMIEAIRDAHAVAMERDPDVVVMGEDVGYFGGVFRCTAGLQSRFGVQRCFDTPISELGIVGTAVGMAAFGLKPVVEIQFADYMYPAYDQIVSEAARLRYRSAGEFTCPIVVRMPTGGGIYGAQTHSQSPESLFTHVAGLKTVVPSNPRDAKGLLLAAIADPDPVIFLEPKRLYNGPFNGHFDRPSESWAKHEMGDVEEGYYETPLGKAAVLREGSAVTLLTYGTMVHVALAAVEESGKDVEVIDLRTLVPLDLETIITSVTKTGRCIVLHEATLTSGFGAELTALVQSDCFYSLEAPVLRVAGWDTPYPHAQEWDYFPGPERVKRAITKVMEG is encoded by the coding sequence ATGGCCCGTATGACAATGATCGAAGCCATTCGCGATGCCCACGCGGTTGCGATGGAACGAGACCCTGATGTGGTCGTGATGGGCGAGGACGTCGGCTATTTTGGCGGTGTTTTCCGCTGCACAGCCGGATTGCAAAGCCGTTTTGGCGTTCAACGCTGCTTTGACACGCCCATCTCCGAACTCGGCATCGTCGGCACCGCAGTCGGGATGGCCGCTTTCGGCCTTAAACCCGTCGTCGAGATTCAGTTCGCCGACTATATGTATCCGGCCTATGACCAGATCGTAAGCGAGGCGGCACGGCTGCGATATCGCTCGGCAGGGGAATTCACTTGCCCAATAGTGGTGCGAATGCCGACGGGCGGCGGCATCTATGGCGCGCAAACCCACAGCCAAAGCCCGGAATCGCTATTTACCCATGTGGCCGGTTTGAAAACCGTTGTGCCGTCAAACCCACGCGATGCCAAAGGCTTGTTGCTTGCGGCAATTGCCGACCCCGATCCGGTCATTTTTCTAGAGCCGAAGCGGCTTTATAACGGTCCCTTCAACGGGCATTTCGACCGCCCCTCCGAAAGCTGGGCCAAGCATGAAATGGGCGATGTAGAAGAGGGGTATTACGAAACTCCGCTAGGCAAGGCTGCGGTCCTGCGCGAAGGCAGCGCCGTGACGTTGTTGACCTATGGCACGATGGTGCATGTGGCGCTGGCCGCTGTCGAGGAATCCGGCAAAGACGTCGAGGTGATCGATCTGCGCACATTGGTACCGCTCGACCTAGAGACGATCATCACATCGGTCACCAAAACAGGGCGCTGCATCGTTTTGCATGAAGCAACCTTGACGTCCGGTTTTGGAGCAGAGCTGACCGCGCTTGTGCAAAGCGATTGTTTCTACAGCCTCGAGGCGCCGGTCTTGCGGGTTGCCGGCTGGGACACACCCTATCCTCACGCCCAGGAATGGGATTATTTCCCGGGCCCCGAGCGTGTGAAACGGGCAATCACCAAAGTCATGGAGGGCTAA
- the lpdA gene encoding dihydrolipoyl dehydrogenase produces the protein MIELKCSLLVIGGGPGGYVCASRAARLGVDTILVEGKRVGGTCLNVGCIPSKALIHAADLYHNAALQAKEGLQGITVSEPKLDFGKTQDWSQGIVDRLCTGVSGLLERSNVKSVKGWARFRDGKTVEIQSETGPMLVTAENIVIATGARPAELSGFPFGGRILDSTAALALDTPPKRLAVIGGGYIGLELGTAFAKLGSQVTVIEAGERILMQYDDKLTRGVKRRLETLGIDLKLSTKLASWDNDKSILGLTTADGAETLETDAVLITVGRTPCTDGLGLEELSLRHDGAFIEIDDHCLTSMRGVYAIGDVTPGPMLAHRAMAQGEIVADIVAGTANAWDKACVPAVCFTDPEIATAGLLPSEVPEGVATKVSEFPFRANGRAMTLDDTEGFVRIVARESDHVILGIQATGSGVSELVSGFALAIESGLRAEDLAGTIHAHPTLSEALQEAALSISSMANHG, from the coding sequence ATGATTGAACTTAAATGCTCGCTATTGGTCATCGGCGGCGGCCCTGGTGGTTATGTCTGTGCATCGCGCGCCGCGCGCCTAGGGGTTGATACCATCCTTGTAGAGGGCAAGCGCGTCGGGGGCACATGTCTCAACGTTGGCTGCATTCCATCCAAGGCACTGATCCATGCTGCCGACCTTTATCACAACGCGGCCCTTCAAGCCAAAGAGGGCCTACAGGGCATAACTGTCTCGGAACCGAAGCTGGATTTCGGCAAAACGCAAGACTGGTCGCAAGGCATCGTAGACCGGCTTTGCACCGGCGTGAGCGGCCTGCTTGAGCGTAGCAATGTCAAAAGCGTGAAGGGCTGGGCGCGGTTTCGGGATGGCAAAACCGTCGAGATCCAAAGCGAGACGGGCCCGATGTTGGTGACGGCCGAGAACATCGTGATTGCCACGGGTGCCCGCCCTGCGGAATTGAGCGGGTTCCCCTTTGGTGGCCGCATACTCGATTCAACTGCGGCCCTTGCTTTGGATACGCCACCCAAAAGGCTGGCCGTGATTGGCGGCGGGTATATCGGGCTGGAACTGGGAACGGCCTTTGCGAAACTTGGAAGCCAAGTGACCGTGATCGAGGCGGGCGAGCGTATTTTGATGCAATACGACGACAAGCTGACACGCGGCGTGAAACGTCGGCTTGAAACGCTTGGCATCGATCTGAAGCTGTCCACAAAACTGGCGAGCTGGGACAATGACAAGAGCATTCTGGGGCTTACCACTGCGGATGGGGCCGAAACGCTGGAAACCGATGCCGTTCTGATTACCGTCGGGCGGACACCCTGCACCGATGGGCTTGGCCTAGAAGAGCTGAGCTTGCGCCATGATGGCGCTTTCATCGAGATTGATGACCATTGCCTTACCTCTATGCGCGGCGTCTATGCCATCGGGGATGTGACGCCGGGGCCAATGCTGGCCCACCGTGCCATGGCCCAGGGTGAAATCGTCGCTGACATTGTCGCGGGCACCGCCAATGCTTGGGACAAGGCCTGTGTGCCCGCCGTTTGCTTTACCGACCCCGAGATTGCCACAGCAGGCCTGTTGCCGTCAGAGGTACCCGAAGGTGTCGCCACAAAGGTAAGCGAATTTCCGTTTCGTGCCAACGGCCGCGCCATGACGCTGGATGATACCGAAGGTTTTGTGCGGATCGTGGCGCGCGAGTCCGACCATGTCATCTTAGGGATTCAGGCTACGGGCTCTGGTGTCTCCGAACTTGTGTCGGGGTTTGCGCTGGCTATTGAATCGGGCTTGCGCGCCGAGGATCTGGCCGGAACAATCCACGCCCATCCCACCCTCAGTGAGGCGCTTCAAGAAGCCGCGCTGTCGATATCCAGCATGGCAAACCACGGCTAG
- a CDS encoding thiamine pyrophosphate-dependent enzyme has translation MFEEVPPHLKVPEPALRKGDSPDFTHVQIPHAGEVRRPEPDSNPEDMRDLAFTILRVLNSEGEAVGPWAGSLSDEALKEGLRHMMTLRAYDARMQTAQRQGKTSFYMQHLGEEAISCAFQKALRQGDMNFPTYRQAGLLVAAGYPMVKMMCQVYSNEQDPVRGRQLPVFYSSKEHGFFSISGNLATQYVQAVGWAMAAAIKGERKLSAAWIGDGSTAESDFHAALVFASTYNPPVILNVVNNQWAISTFQGIARGGVGTFAARAHGFGLPALRVDGNDYLAVHAAATWAVERARRNLGPTLIEYVTYRAGGHSTSDDPTAYRPKEEGKAWPLGDPILRLKTHLIQKGLWSEERHKQAEAEVMDEVIAAQKEAEAIGTLHSGSRPSPRDMFEDVYAEMPPHLIRQRHEVGY, from the coding sequence ATGTTTGAAGAAGTACCCCCCCATTTAAAAGTCCCCGAACCTGCCCTCCGTAAAGGCGACAGCCCCGACTTCACCCATGTCCAGATCCCCCACGCCGGAGAGGTTAGACGGCCGGAACCGGACTCGAACCCCGAAGACATGCGCGACCTTGCATTTACAATCCTTCGGGTCCTGAACAGCGAGGGAGAGGCCGTCGGGCCGTGGGCCGGCTCTTTGTCTGACGAAGCGCTAAAGGAAGGCCTGCGCCATATGATGACCCTGCGTGCCTATGATGCGCGCATGCAAACGGCACAACGGCAGGGCAAAACCTCCTTTTATATGCAGCACTTGGGGGAGGAAGCTATTTCATGCGCCTTCCAAAAGGCACTCCGTCAGGGGGATATGAATTTCCCGACCTATCGGCAGGCGGGACTTCTGGTTGCTGCCGGCTATCCGATGGTCAAGATGATGTGTCAGGTCTACTCGAACGAGCAGGACCCCGTGCGCGGCCGTCAGCTTCCTGTTTTTTACAGCTCCAAGGAACACGGGTTCTTCTCGATCTCGGGGAACCTTGCGACGCAATATGTGCAAGCTGTTGGCTGGGCCATGGCCGCAGCCATCAAGGGCGAACGCAAGCTGTCGGCGGCATGGATCGGGGACGGTTCAACCGCAGAAAGCGATTTCCACGCGGCACTCGTCTTTGCCTCGACCTATAATCCGCCGGTCATTCTGAATGTCGTCAACAACCAATGGGCCATTTCCACCTTCCAAGGTATTGCACGTGGTGGCGTTGGCACATTTGCGGCCCGTGCGCATGGTTTCGGTTTGCCTGCACTAAGGGTGGACGGGAATGACTATCTTGCGGTTCATGCCGCGGCAACCTGGGCGGTGGAGCGCGCACGACGCAATCTGGGGCCGACCCTGATAGAATATGTGACCTACCGTGCAGGCGGTCATTCCACATCGGATGACCCCACAGCCTACCGCCCCAAAGAAGAGGGCAAAGCCTGGCCATTGGGCGACCCTATTCTGAGGTTGAAAACCCATCTCATTCAAAAAGGGCTCTGGAGCGAGGAACGCCACAAACAGGCCGAAGCCGAAGTGATGGATGAGGTGATCGCCGCGCAAAAAGAAGCTGAGGCAATCGGCACCTTGCATTCAGGCAGCCGCCCCAGCCCTCGCGATATGTTTGAAGACGTATACGCAGAGATGCCCCCTCATCTGATACGCCAACGCCACGAGGTAGGATACTAA
- a CDS encoding IS3 family transposase (programmed frameshift) produces the protein MKMTRYSEPQILAILRQAEGGVPVAELCREHGMSNASFYKWRAKYGGMDASMVSQMKAMEEENRRLKRMYADLSMQADLLKEALGKKLTGPSQRREMAETAVERRGVSIALACRAFEVSETCYRYSPKLKDENEVIADLLTGLTDARKTWGFGLCFLHLRNVKGHPWNHKRVYRIYCELELNLRIKPRKRLKREKPDVLAVPNRPNVTWSMDFMADRLGDGRAFRLLNVLDDFNREGLGIEVDFSLPAERVIRSLDRIIEWRGKPGTIRVDNGPEYISETLRKWAEKHSVTIQHIQPGQPQQNAYVERYNRTVRHEWLDQYIIESIEEAQDQATQWLWTYNNDRPNMGIGGITPAMKLKMAA, from the exons ATGAAAATGACCAGATATAGCGAACCCCAGATCCTTGCGATCCTGCGCCAAGCCGAAGGTGGTGTGCCGGTGGCCGAGCTTTGCCGTGAACATGGCATGAGCAATGCGTCGTTTTACAAATGGCGTGCGAAGTATGGTGGCATGGATGCATCCATGGTCAGCCAGATGAAAGCCATGGAGGAAGAGAACCGCAGGCTGAAGCGGATGTATGCAGATCTGAGCATGCAGGCGGACTTATTGAAGGAAGCCCTCGGAAAAAAGT TAACGGGGCCATCTCAGCGCCGCGAGATGGCCGAAACGGCGGTAGAGCGACGGGGCGTCAGCATCGCGCTGGCGTGCCGGGCCTTCGAGGTCAGCGAGACCTGCTATCGTTACAGCCCGAAGCTGAAAGACGAGAACGAGGTGATCGCCGATCTGCTGACAGGGCTGACGGATGCGCGCAAGACTTGGGGATTTGGCCTGTGTTTCCTGCATTTGCGCAACGTGAAGGGGCATCCGTGGAACCACAAGCGGGTCTACCGGATCTACTGTGAGCTGGAACTGAACCTGCGCATCAAGCCGCGCAAGCGGCTGAAACGGGAGAAGCCTGACGTTCTGGCGGTCCCGAACAGACCGAATGTGACCTGGTCCATGGACTTCATGGCGGATCGCCTCGGCGACGGCAGGGCTTTTCGGCTTTTGAATGTGTTGGACGACTTCAACCGCGAAGGGCTGGGGATCGAGGTTGATTTCTCGCTCCCTGCCGAACGGGTCATCCGCAGCCTTGATCGCATTATCGAATGGCGCGGAAAACCGGGCACGATCAGGGTCGACAATGGGCCGGAATATATCAGCGAAACACTGAGAAAATGGGCTGAGAAACATAGTGTTACGATCCAGCACATCCAACCCGGACAGCCCCAGCAGAACGCCTATGTCGAGCGCTACAACCGGACGGTTCGGCATGAATGGCTGGATCAATACATCATCGAAAGCATCGAGGAGGCTCAGGATCAGGCCACACAATGGCTCTGGACATATAACAACGACCGCCCGAACATGGGCATCGGCGGCATCACACCCGCTATGAAACTGAAAATGGCCGCGTAA
- a CDS encoding dihydrolipoamide acetyltransferase family protein encodes MTEQTYKLPDIGEGIAEAEVSDWLVKVGDLIREDDIICEVTTDKATVEIPAAIGGKVVWLGCKAGDILAIGSDLIKIDSDETVATSTPADPAPAPPVSAPAEPAAPAPKAKAEPAAPPPARRPARSDALPIVRNAAGRPLASPAVRGRARELGIDLRQLRGSGKAGRIEHEDLTDFINHGPDLSALKGPTRRMGTEDIRVTGVRRKIAERMAQAKQQVPHFSIIEEVDVEALEELRAKLNARFGADRGRLTILPFLLRALAETVVDHPEINAHYDAKEGVITRFDALHCGIATQTDGGLMVPVVPHAEALNLWATAREIKRLSDAARSRKIGPESLSGSTMTVTSLGKLGALATTPIINQPEVAIVGVNKIDVRPVWDGRTFIPRQMMNLSCSFDHRVVDGWAAAEFVAKLKSLLETPAMLFMELGDD; translated from the coding sequence TTGACAGAACAGACCTATAAGTTGCCTGACATCGGCGAAGGGATTGCGGAGGCCGAAGTCAGTGATTGGCTGGTGAAAGTCGGCGATCTAATCCGCGAGGATGACATTATTTGCGAGGTCACGACCGACAAGGCAACAGTGGAAATTCCTGCTGCCATTGGTGGTAAAGTTGTATGGCTTGGCTGCAAGGCCGGGGACATCTTGGCAATCGGCAGCGATCTGATCAAGATCGACAGCGACGAAACCGTTGCCACCTCGACACCGGCCGATCCTGCGCCAGCCCCGCCTGTTTCCGCCCCGGCCGAACCTGCTGCCCCCGCCCCGAAAGCCAAGGCAGAACCTGCCGCTCCGCCCCCCGCGCGCAGACCGGCCCGCTCTGACGCTTTGCCGATAGTGCGCAATGCCGCAGGTCGCCCACTCGCATCCCCCGCAGTAAGGGGCAGGGCACGCGAATTGGGCATTGACCTGCGGCAACTAAGAGGGAGCGGCAAAGCCGGGCGCATCGAGCACGAAGACCTGACAGACTTTATAAACCACGGCCCCGATCTTAGTGCGCTTAAGGGCCCTACACGCCGCATGGGCACCGAGGACATACGGGTCACAGGTGTGCGCCGCAAAATCGCCGAACGTATGGCACAGGCGAAACAGCAGGTCCCTCATTTTTCAATCATTGAGGAAGTCGACGTCGAAGCCCTAGAGGAATTGCGCGCCAAGCTGAACGCCCGGTTCGGTGCCGATCGTGGTCGCCTGACAATCCTGCCGTTCTTGCTGCGCGCCTTGGCCGAAACAGTGGTCGACCATCCGGAAATCAATGCCCATTACGATGCCAAAGAGGGGGTTATTACCCGCTTTGATGCTTTGCATTGCGGTATTGCCACGCAAACAGATGGTGGCCTTATGGTGCCTGTCGTCCCCCACGCCGAAGCCTTGAACCTTTGGGCCACAGCCCGCGAAATCAAACGCCTTTCTGACGCCGCCCGCAGCCGCAAGATCGGACCGGAAAGCTTATCTGGCTCTACCATGACGGTCACCTCCCTTGGCAAACTTGGGGCTTTGGCAACAACGCCGATCATCAACCAACCCGAGGTGGCCATCGTCGGTGTCAACAAGATTGACGTGCGACCCGTCTGGGATGGGCGAACCTTTATCCCGCGACAGATGATGAACCTGTCGTGCAGCTTCGACCACCGTGTTGTGGATGGATGGGCTGCCGCGGAATTTGTGGCCAAGCTGAAATCCTTATTGGAAACCCCTGCAATGCTATTCATGGAGTTGGGCGATGATTGA